In one Babylonia areolata isolate BAREFJ2019XMU chromosome 12, ASM4173473v1, whole genome shotgun sequence genomic region, the following are encoded:
- the LOC143288527 gene encoding E3 ubiquitin-protein ligase TRIM56-like, with protein sequence MNQMPSDQRAPDTQDPTEDGTHDNTMASASSDYECPVCHDDYIDPKILPCGHLVCQSCVLSWLDKEGRQACCPLCRASIISPNAAGPADFAAEVNALPTDLHTTALVESHKILRGPHVCGLCENNFAAVFFCIQCMVKLCTNCEKGHRKIPALKRHILEDVNNLNVESLARSGQVMCKAHPDRLAELYCPVHEEVMCSVCSTTSHGACAAMKILADMATDTRAELNQRAQKLRTKESKMVKRLKSAKDHFQSMHKKGRDIFDDLHKALDAHHQKLTSIIQAQEDDCMKSLGVTKTGAALTQNATAVERVAQSASEGSLLQMRQSLRARLDDLEKQSDRPVK encoded by the exons ATACGATGGCAAGTGCGTCATCAGATTACGAGTGTCCCGTGTGTCATGACGACTACATTGACCCAAAGATTTTACCATGTGGACACCTGGTGTGCCAGAGTTGTGTGCTGTCCTGGCTTGATAAGGAAGGGAGACAAGCCTGCTGTCCACTGTGCAGAGCGTCCATTATCTCCCCCAATGCTGCCGGTCCTGCAGACTTTGCCGCTGAAGTGAACGCCCTGCCGACCGATTTGCACACCACCGCATTGGTGGAGAGCCACAAAATCCTGCGAGGGCCTCATGTCTGCGGCCTGTGTGAGAATAATTTTGCCGCCGTCTTTTTCTGCATCCAGTGCATGGTCAAACTTTGCACAAACTGCGAGAAGGGCCACAGGAAGATCCCCGCCCTCAAGCGCCACATCCTGGAAGACGTCAACAACCTGAATGTTGAGAGCCTGGCGAGGAGTGGTCAGGTGATGTGCAAGGCTCACCCTGACAGGCTGGCTGAGCTGTACTGCCCCGTCCACGAAGAGgtcatgtgcagtgtgtgcagcACCACCAGTCATGGAGCTTGTGCCGCCATGAAGATACTGGCAGACATGGCAACAGACACCAGGGCGGAACTCAACCAACGAGCGCAGAAACTGAGGACGAAAGAATCAAAGATGGTGAAACGC ttaaAATCTGCAAAAGACCACTTCCAGAGCATGCACAAGAAAGGCCGGGACATATTTGACGACCTGCACAAGGCTTTGGATGCACATCATCAGAAGCTGACCAGCATAATACAAGCACAGGAGGACGACTGCatgaa GTCACTGGGAGTGACAAAGACCGGGGCCGCCCTGACACAGAACGCCACAGCTGTGGAACGTGTGGCCCAGTCTGCGTCAGAAGGATCCTTGCTGCAGATGCGTCAGTCCCTGAGGGCCCGTTTGGACGACCTTGAGAAACAGAGCGACAGACCCGTGAAATAA